Within Crassostrea angulata isolate pt1a10 chromosome 2, ASM2561291v2, whole genome shotgun sequence, the genomic segment ttatcttttttacccATTGGGAATAaattccgaacaaccctcgtatttaCAGAGAATCTCGCTCGAAGATCTACTACAATAATTTCTGTGAGCTCAAGCTTTGAGTCTTATACGTCAAGCAAAGCGAATGATGGAAATTTAAACACGACCTCAATCCACTGTTCCCACACGGATGTTAATCAAACAAGAGCATGGCTGCAGGTGGACCTCGGCAAACCCTACAGCATTAACTATGTCAAGATATATTACAGAAATGACGGTATGcatattttattcttattaattatacatttttaaaatttaaatatagatAAAGTCGACTGTTCATGCACCAACTATCATGGCATTTGATCTTATAattagtaataaataaatatatacattttataacttaatgacatTTTTCGAATCTGAACAAGTAATTTTCTGGCCCTGGAATATTATATATCGTCACGTCATATGCAAAGTATGACATcgaaaatgtaaagaaaagtctactggaatatttattaatattttggaaTATATTCTTGGCGTTTTCATGAAATCGTTTAACATTCCAGTATCACATGTACTTGTATAAGACAATTTAACTTGTGTATACATTTCATACAAACATGTTTGCTAAAGTCAATTTTTAGACACGGTAAAACCAACAATATAATGTAATCCAATTACAGCTGTAATTGaacaaaaaagttaatttcTTCTCAATCTGAAGGATAAAATGGATAAGACGTAACTGGAGTCTAGGACACAATAATTATGCATTAATGTAGTGTACATTTAGATTATGGACCATATTGGAAGCAGTATCGGTTCCGGCAGTTTTATCTTGATGTATCGAACGTCTCAGCAACACACAGTTTGACAACAGAAAGAATTCGGTGTTACACTGACAACACAACATACCCAGACTTACCTCCAAACATAATAGACATCCACTGTAAACACAAAGCTAGATACGTCATTGTTGAGACAACGTATGATGCTCCAGAAGATGATAAATATGGTGTACATGGAGCAATCCTTGAAGTTTGTGAAATAGAAGTTTAtggtaaacatttcttttccaTAAACTGTTTCATGAAATAACATGTTCCACCCAAtcctaaaacaaatattttctttgatattcatAAATTGACTGTTTTACTGCTTCAATCAGTacattttagtttaaaaaactaattaaaagGCCAATTATGTTTTTGGTGAGTTGAATTTAATCAACTCtcttatgcagttactctggcaaaccgaaagtgaaagtgtttggacctaagcacaaatcatcaccgctgacaagacaaagttcttgaaaaaaatagcaaaaaatcgatgttacatgtatgtatgctgtagcattgtttttcaacgaattttatctataaataatttgaaaatagtcaaaaattttatatactacgaacaatttagatattttgtagtctcatgtatacTTACGCCAGAGTTGATATAATCTCGTTCAAACAGACGCTCGgttgtctccgtaaatctgtgacaagcagagagggggctctattgcttgtcggatattaacggagacagccgagcgtctagataacgagactagagttcgatatcaatagtgatTGGATCCATACAATCTTTAGAATTGTTTGTTAGtagttgaaatctatctttaaatacacaacatgattcatatggggtttctcgaaattcttgtcggaaaagtctaaaaaatcatattatgaaaaagtgcgtaattcaaattagaaactaattgctatgcaagataaattgattttaagataagtgattatcgataaaatcaactcccgtcagtagttcagtactttgaattttttttttgtgtttatttaactagtttgtttttgtttaaataaggCATCGgtttaaatatgtatttctgttCCTACGACCATGCTTAAGGAAATATCTTTTTGAAATAGGGTGCAATAAGAATTGCATTAACCAAGTCTGCGATGCTTTTGGGTTCTGTAGCCAGGGATGTGTGGATGGATATTGGGGACATTCATGTGATTCAGTATGCCATGTAAACTGTAAAGAACCGTCTTGTGACAGAAGTACTGGGCAGTGTGTCACCTGTATCTCCGGATTTTGGGGAGACACCTGTACAATACAGTGTTCATCGTTTTGTTACGAGGGAGTTTGTGGCAAAACTAAAGGTTACTGTACACAAGGATGCACGCAAGGACGGTATGGGGAAATCTGTGATCAAATATGTAGCTCTGGATGtaaaaatggtacatgtaatcaGCAGACTGGGATTTGTCTCTATGGATGCAATCAGAACTGGTCAGGTGATTATTGCAACAGTaagtataatattataatattataatgataatcttgtaaatttttaaggcacatcaaaatattattaatgttgccgttttgaacaactttttgtttttccTCTCTATTATGGATATGgaaattatcatttttgcaGGAATGTGAAAAACCAACTTTATAGGTAAAAAGATATGCAAAGTCTTTTGAAtactaaattattttttgtagcaAATATATAtcgaatgtttatttatttgcatacaTCAATTTTATTGCATTGCAACATATGAATGGCATCAAATCTTTtgctaatttataaattaatattttgaatagattggaatatcaattttacaaaagaatgcAACGCCTAGTTTGTTACATTTTCATGTATAAAtggtttaaatatacattttgaataattgaccTAACTTTGAATGTAATgattcattgttatgtaaacaaggctcgagTCTTTTACATGTACACGGTTACAAACAAGGTAAAGTAAGgaattaatatttctttaacacAAAAACTTAAATTCAAACAAGATATTTAACTGATTTAATGTGTTAATAAATAATAGAATCAACAGAAGATTGCAGCATTTGACTGATATTTGCACTAATAAATGACATGTATAGTCAATAACAAGACCTgaactttgtttataaattctgTGTCTTGCTTGTTactcaatatttgattttataattttgacaaaacattaaaatacccatATTAACCGTTCTAAACAatcaaaaatggaaaaaaataaaattaaaaattttgatctcaaattTTGTCTAGGTCACTTTAACCTATAACAAGTGCGCCAATTGGTAATAATCGAAATATGATTATTTATATGGACCATTTAAATATCGAGTGTTATTAGATATTAAGTGATGTTATTTATAATTGCAATGCATGTATTAAGGAAGTCAAAACCTTTCTTCACAGTATGTGAATCAACGCGTTATGGGCCAACCTGTTCTTTGGAATGCGCTGACAGCTGTGTAAACAATACGTGTAATAATTACACTGGTTCTTGTATGTATGGTTGCCAGGAGGGATTCTACGGATATCAGTGCGACAGAGACTGTTACAGTTGTCCCACAGGGTGTGACAGAATAACGGGAGAATGTATTGGAGATTGTCCTGTCGGCAGGTTTGGAAAATTTTGCAACAAAACATGCAGTAAAGATTGTAAAAACAGATGTAACAAAAACAATGGCAGCTGCGTTGAGGGCTGTGTACCCGGTAACTTTGGGGATTTTTGTAATGAAACGTGCGATGATCGATGTTTTTCTTGTTGTGAATCAAGGACTGAGAATAGTAAGAATAtacttatatttgaaaaaaaaaacccgctatatttcaaacatatctattattttttattcttcgTTGTTGGATGTTAACAATGAGCAATGTCGATTTTACAGTTAAACCGATGCAGGATTCATGCACAGAAAACCTTTCCTTTCTGATAGGAGTATGTGTGGTTCTGTGCATAAGTGTCGTTGTGAACGGCTGTACAATTACATGGtaaattagtattttttttaatacgttGTTAATTCCGTTCtacttttatttgatttgttaaCAATGTGTTAATGCTATTAAGAGAAATGATTGACAAATGGACCTAGAAAAAATGCAcgaataattttatattaaattttgacatCCTCAACTTGTTGGGAAAACTAGCACAAGTTGCAGTATTACCCCATTGCACATATATAAGATGAAGTATAATTGCAGAACTTTTAagattaagttttttttatactgaaAGTTATTTAAATGTCAAATCAAATCGTATGCAGGGTTCGAAATTACCTTATTTTTAACAGATTGCTatacatttattcattacaTCAATTTAAGAatacaatcaataaaattcaatgtttttttttattgcattaatttagGATTTTAAGACAAACCGGGTGTAAACAACGAGGTGTTACGCAACAGAGGACAAAATGTGATTCGCATTCAAATGACTTCGTTTCACAACAAGGGATACATGACACGGCAGAGGACAACGCAGGGTACCAAGAATTAGGTCAAGTCAGTGGACCCTCACACTATGACCAGCTTAAAAGGTCACAATGATTTGACACtacataatgataaaatacaacggcattattttaatattagatTATTAATTTATGTATAAGTAGCATTATGGTCAACAAGAAAGGAATGAACTGAAGTTAATTTGATAAACGTAA encodes:
- the LOC128171156 gene encoding multiple epidermal growth factor-like domains protein 6, translating into MQTVLWTFFALVGTCVYCYENLARRSTTIISVSSSFESYTSSKANDGNLNTTSIHCSHTDVNQTRAWLQVDLGKPYSINYVKIYYRNDDYGPYWKQYRFRQFYLDVSNVSATHSLTTERIRCYTDNTTYPDLPPNIIDIHCKHKARYVIVETTYDAPEDDKYGVHGAILEVCEIEVYGCNKNCINQVCDAFGFCSQGCVDGYWGHSCDSVCHVNCKEPSCDRSTGQCVTCISGFWGDTCTIQCSSFCYEGVCGKTKGYCTQGCTQGRYGEICDQICSSGCKNGTCNQQTGICLYGCNQNWSGDYCNICESTRYGPTCSLECADSCVNNTCNNYTGSCMYGCQEGFYGYQCDRDCYSCPTGCDRITGECIGDCPVGRFGKFCNKTCSKDCKNRCNKNNGSCVEGCVPGNFGDFCNETCDDRCFSCCESRTENIKPMQDSCTENLSFLIGVCVVLCISVVVNGCTITWILRQTGCKQRGVTQQRTKCDSHSNDFVSQQGIHDTAEDNAGYQELGQVSGPSHYDQLKRSQ